A region of the Neomicrococcus lactis genome:
TGAATATGCACCAGGCAGCGTTGAACAGGGGTCTCGGGCCAGCAATGTTTCAGCGCGGATGCCAGCCCGGAACCACCATCAATCACGACCAAATCTGGTGCGGGGAAACGAGTTAGGAGCTGTTCCCACGCCACGCGTTTTTCCGTGTCACACCATTGATAACCGATGACGTGTTCGCCAGCGATCGCGATCAAGCAACACCAGGAACCGAGATAGATGCCGTCGAGCTGGACTTCCGGATAGATCTCTCCGGTGACCTCGATCGCGGGAGTAATGTTCCAGCACCAGTGTGTGGAGCGACGAAACGAGCGTGGATCCACGCCCTGAGCGACTTGGGATTGAGTCTTGTTTCCCAGCAGCCATTCCAGGAATCGGGAGAGCTCGTGGCGTCGACGCACGTCGACGCGTTGTATCCGTTCAGAACTACTCGCGCCACACGATTTACAGCGATACCTGGTAGCTCCAGCACTCGTGGAACCGTTCCTTTTCAGCCCGCCACCACACAGGACGCATAAACGCTCGTTGTCAACCACGCTTCCCGAATAAACAACGAAAAGTATGCCAACACCCGTTTAGCCGCGCCGATAAAGGCAACCAAGCCCCATCAGACACACTTTAATGTCCTATAACCCCGGTTCCACGCGATCGTCTTTTAAGCGTGCTTCACGGCGTGTTGCATGTGAAAATGACATTCTTGTTATTTAAACTTGCGGTGGGAAATCCCTAACCTTGGGGTTGAACCTTGTCCTTTTAGCGCTTACATTGAAGACTGTAGTTATCAAGCTGTGACGTATAAGTGACCTCCCCGTTACTTGAAGTCCGTAACATCTGAACACTCGCACCGTTCATTGTTGAGGGTCATACCAACGGTCCTTTCGCTTGGAACTGCTGCCCCGTTCCTTGGCGTCAGGATGACCGTGATTCAACCTCAAGTGACTCGTATGCTCGCCCGTTCAGCGCATACTGCCACGCAAGTCAGCAGCACTTTGCTCTGCGGAGCCCTGTTGTGCGGAATGTTGATCTTCGCACCGGCCGCTTCTGCGGAAACCGCCAACCTGTCCTGGCAGCAGTCCCTCGTCGCGCTCCCTGCGCAGCCTCAGTCCCCCGCGCAACCAGCGGTTGAGCTCCCGAGCGCCACCGAAATCGCTCGCGCCAAGGCACTTGCAGCTGATCCTCAGAGCCGCAACACGTCGGCTCTCAAGGCGCTTGTATCCCGACTCGATCAGGCCCTTCTCCATTCCGAAACCCAGCTGGCCAAAGCCGAGGCCGACGCCCTTTCCACGCTGGATGCCCAAACGGCCGCTAATGAGGCCGCTTCCACGCGCACCAAGACCGCCCAAGAAGCGCGTCTTCACGCAGCCGAGGCGCAAGCGTCTTACGAAGCCCTCCAGAAATCCGTGGGCAAACTTGCCGGCGACCTCTACCGTCAGGGCGGAGTGAACCCAGCGCTTTCTGCGCTGTTCAACTCCTCGAACAACAATGACGTGATCTATAAGGCCTCGACGCTTGACGCTCTGACGGCCAACCGCGCGCAGACTTTGACAGCGTCCAAGGCAGCCGCCGACCTCGCCGCTTCCTGGCAGAACTACGCGAGCGGGCTTGAGTCCGTGGCCACGAAGGCGTCTGACATCCAGCATCGCATCACCACGGCCGCCCGCGAGAGCGCGGACCGTTACGAAGCTCAGCGTCGCGCTCAGGAAGAAACCCGCGCACAGATTCTTGCGTTGCTTGCGGAGGCCCGCGGCACCTCGGTGTCGGACGAGTCCAAGCGCGCGGATGAGCTCATTGCGGCGCACAACGAAGAAGCGCTGCAGGCGGCACTCGCGTCCACGCCTCATGGCGCCGCCCAGGACGGCGCTCTCTCCCCCGGCTCGGATGTCGCGAGCCAAACGCTGCGGGATTTGGCGGCGCTCGATTCAGAATCCAATACGACGACGCCGCTCACCCGCCCGGCCGAGGTTCCGGACGTTTCCCCCGTGGCTAACTCCTTGCGTCCTGTAGTTCGTTCTACTCCGGCGGCTCCAGCATTGAACGCCACACAGACAGCCACCCCGGTACGTCCTTCCACGCCTGCGCAGCCTTCGAACCCGACACAGCCGAGCGTTCCTGCTCAGCCAACCGTTCCTGCTCAGCCAAGTGTTCCGGCAATTCCGTCCGACCCGGCTGAGCCTACGCGCCCGACTCAAGCTGCGTCGTCGTCCTCGGCGCAAACTCCGCCAGCGCCAACTCAAGCTCCGGAGCCAACCCGGGCACCAGCGCCTACCGTCACGCCTCAACCGACTCGTGCGGCTACGCCGACCCCAACTCCAACCCGAACGGCTAGCCCAACGCCGACGCGCACTGCGACGCCGACTCCAACACCTACGCGGACCGCTACGCCAACTCCGTCTCCAACCCGAACAGCAATTCCAAAGCCGGCACCTGCACCAGCGCCGACGACCGGCTCCAAGGAAGCGGCGATTGCCTGGGCGATCGCGACGGCGAATAACAATTCAATTGGTTACAGCTACGGCGCCAACGGGCCTAACTACTACGACTGCTCGTCCTTCGCGAAGACGGCGTTCGCGCTATCCGGCGTGACGCTGCCGCGCACTTCGTCGAGCCAGTACTTCAATGCACCTACCAAAGTGCCACTTACCCAGCTGCGCCGCGGTGACTTGGTGTTCTGGAGCTCCAACGGTGGCGCGTCCATGTATCACGTTGCCATCTACCTAGGCGACGGCATGATTGTGCACGCGCGGAACCCGCAAATGGGTATATCCGTCACGCCGCTGAATTACGGCGGCATGTACAACGTGTACCCGTACGCGGGGCGCTACTAATTCGCTATTGAAGCCCTTTGCCTAGCTGAAGTTCTTTCGTTCTTCTAGGCGTGGATCTTCTCCGTCTGGAATGACCATGACGGGACCTTGTGCGTGGAAGAGCACGCCTTGGCTCGTGGAGCCGAGGAGCATGCCCGTGAATCCGCCGCGGCCGCGGGAGCCGGTAACCAGCAACTTGGCGGTGCGGGATTCATCGATGAGCACCTCAACTGGCGCGCCCTCAATGACATCGGACTCGAACTTGAGGTCCGGGTAGTAGCTCTTGAGCCAGCGTTCGCCGGCGCTCAGCTGCTCGCGCACTTCGCGGAAGACAGCTTCTTGATCCACCGTGGCTGGCACCCAAGCGAGGGAACCGCCGAGTGGAGGAATCGCGCAGACCACGCGCAGGGTCGCGTTTTCTGCGAGCGCACGTTCGGCGGCCTTCAAGACGGCAAGGCGTGCACGGTCGGAACCGTCGACGCCCACCACAATGACGTCCTTCGTGTTGGTGCGATCCTTCGCGGTCAGTGGCACAATGATGGTCGGGCACTTGGCGTGGGCCGGGATGGCGGTGGAAACGGAGCCGAGGAGACGGCCCATGAAGCCACCGCGACCGCGACGACCAACCACCATGAGGTCTGCTTCTTCTGCGAAGTCCAAGAGCACGCCCGCGGCGTCTCCCGACTCGACGAAGGTGCGGACGGTCAAGCCGTCGCCTATGAACTGCTTAATGTGGGACGCTGCGTCCTCGACGGTCTCGAGGGCGCTAGCGCGGAAGGCTTCGTCATCCATGCTTGCGTAGCCAGCGTCCATGCTGGAGGCTGCGAAAACGGGGATGCTGTATGCGGTGACGATATTGAGGGGAAGGTCATGGTTCGAAGCTTCTTGAGCCGCGAACTGCAGGGCATTCAGAGACTGCTCTGAACCATCCACGCCAACAGTCACGCCATTGGCCGTTGCTGCGTCTGATGATTCGCCGCGAGCGCGGCCAACATCGGAGTCGTTGGTAGTCGGGATCTCGGTCATGAGTGACTCCTCACTAAGTGGACTATTCGAGATACCTCTATTCAACACCCCCATTCGGCGCCCGGCTAGTGAAAAAGCGAATATTTTTTACACAGCGTAGAAAATGACGATCGCCACACTATTCTTAGGCGAGACCCCTAGCAGATTAAGCTTGAAACATGGACAATCGCACCGCACCTTCGAGGACATCGGCCTCGACCAACACCACGCTCGGAGCCGTGGACCGATACTTCAAGATCTCCGAACGAGGCTCCACCTACAGCCGCGAAATTCGCGGTGGCCTCGCTACCTTCTTCGCCATGAGCTACATCGTGGTCCTCAACCCGTTGGTGCTCTCCGGCGCTGACGGATCCGGCCAGGTTCTGGGCCTCAGCCGCGTCGCCGCCGCTACCGCTTTGGTGGCTGGCATCATGACCATCCTGATGGGCGCTTGGGGTAAGCACCCCTTCGCGATGGCAACGGCTCTTGGCGTCAACGCTTTCTGTGCCATCACGGTGGCAACCAACCCGCAGTTGAGCTGGCAATCCATGATGGGCTTGGTCCTCTTGGCCGGCCTCACCATGTTCGTGCTGGTGCTGACCGGCTTCCGAACCGCCGTCTTCAACGCGGTTCCCGCGTCCCTTAAGACCGCCATTGTGGTGGGCATCGGTATGTTCATCGCCCTCATCGGCTTCGTAAACTCCGGCTTTGTGCGCCGTCTTCCTGACGCCGCAGGCACCACGGTTCCCGTAGGCTTGGGCCACGGCGGCGAGCTCACCGGCTGGCCAACGCTCGTCTTCGTGGTGGGCTTGCTCGTGACCATCGCCCTCATGGTGCGCAACATCAAGGGCGCTATCCTCATCGGCATCGCCGTCGCCACGCTTCTTGCCAACATCCTCGAAGCCGTTTTCAAGATCGGCCCTTCGGTCAGCGCGGACGGCAAGGTCAACCCAGAAGGTTGGTCCTTGGTTGTTCCGCAGCTCAACGGCTGGTCCCTTCCGGACCTTTCCCTCATTGGCCACGTTGACGTCTTCGGCGCCTTTGGCCAGCTCGGCGTGACGGCAGCTGCGCTTCTCGCCTTCGTGATCCTGCTGTCCATCTTCTTCGACGCCATGGGAACCATCGTGGGCTTGGCTAACGAGGCAGGCACCACGGACAAGGACGGAAACGTCCCTAACGTTGACCGCGTCCTCATGGTGGATGCTCTCGGTGCCGTCGCTGGTGGCGCCTCCGGCATCTCCTCGAACCAGGTCTTCGTCGAGTCCGGCGCCGGTATCGGCGAAGGCGCTCGAACGGGCCTCGCTTCGATCGTCACTGGCGTGCTGTTCTTGCTCGCGATGTTCTTGACCCCGCTTATCAACTTGGTTCCGTTTGAAGCGGTTGCACCGGCTCTTGTAGCCGTGGGATTCTTGATGATCTCTCAGGTCACGAAGATCGACTGGTCTGACGTTGGACTGGCTATCCCAGCCTTCCTGACGTTCGTCATGATGCCGTTCACTTACTCGATCGCCAACGGCATCGGCGCTGGCTTCATCGCTTACGTCTTCATCCGCGCCGTACAGGGCCGCGGCAAGGAAATTCACCCGCTCATGTGGGCCGTTGCGGCCGCGTTCGTGCTGTTCTTCGGCATTGGCGTGATCGAGAACGCGCTGCACGTCTAGGCGTTCGTTCATTCATGAGTGATCGCATCGACGCATGGTTGTGGTCGGTCCGCGTCTACAAGACGCGATCGGCCGCAACCGCGGCGTGCCGCGCAGGCCATGTGCGGCTCAATGGGAACCCCGTCAAGGCGGCCCAAACAATCGTCCCCGGAGACACCATTCGCGTCCGTCAATCCGGGTGGGAGCGCACCTTCGAAGTCTTGAAGGTCATCCAAAAGCGCGTGGGCGCAGACGCTGCGCAAAGCGCGTACATCGACCACACTCCTCCGCGTCCCAAGCTCGCCATTCCGCAAGTTCCTGTGCGTGACCGCGGCGCCGGCCGTCCTACTAAGAAGGACCGCCGCGAGATGGACCGCCTCCGCACATCGTGGGTTGAGGACTAATTTCCGCCCTGCGCGAGTGACACCGCGTGGTTGCCCGTTTGCTCCGTATCCATCCGCGAGAGCACGCGCGACGTCCAGCCGGAATACACGAACGCGAAAACCACCCATCCCAGCACAAACGTCACGATGGACAGGTAATGCCTGCTCGCGATCCCATTCGCCGTAGCCGCGACGAACGCGAGCACCAGCGAAACCAGTACGCGCGGCAGGATGCGCTCGGCAAAACCGAGGGAATGTTTGGACGCCATGCTTCCCATTATTGAGCTGACCCCGTACCGGCGAAGGGTAGGCGCGCAACGCAAGCGGCGCCGTCGTACTCAAAAAATCCAGTACGACGACGCCGCTAGAGACGCGCTATTTACTTGCGTTAGGCAGTGACTGCGTCACCTTCACGAGCGGCGCGCTCTTCAGCGTCCACCTCGTGGAGGCTCTTGCCCTTGGTTTCACGCATGGTCAGCGCTGCGATCAAGGTGATGACGCAGGCGGCCAACAAGTACATGTTGATGCCGAAGTAGCCACCAGTGTTCTTGAGGATGGTGGTGGCGATGATCGGTGCGAGCGAGCCAGCGACGATCGAGGTCACCTGGTAGCCCAGCGAGACGCCCGAATAACGCATACGCGTTGGGAACATCTCAGCCATGATGGCAGGCTGACCTGCGTACATGAGGGCGTGGAAGGCCAAACCAATGATGATCGCAAGCAAGATGACGATCGGTTCCTTGGTGTCGAACATCGGGAAAGCGAAGAAGCCCCACGTGGCGCCGAGGACTGCACCGGCGATGTACAGCGGCTTGCGGCCCACCTTGTCAGCGAAGTAGCCGACGATCGGGACGAAGATGAAGTGGCAGACGTGAGCGATCGCGAGGAGACCCAGGATAGCCGCGGTGTCTACCTTGAGGGTGCCCAAGTACACAATCGAGAACGAGACCACGATGTAGTAGAGAATGTTCTCCGCGAAACGAAGACCCATGGCGGTCAAGATGCCGCGAGGGTACTTCTTGATCACTTCGCCAACGCCGTAGGAAATTGACTTGGTCTGCTCAACTTCGGCCTTTGCCTGCTCGAAGATTGGGGCTTCCTGAACGTGCTTACGGATCATGTAACCAACAACAACCACGACGGCGGAAAGCCAGAACGCTACGCGCCAACCCCATGCGAGGAAGGCTTCCTGACTCAACGTCGAGCGCATGATGAACAGGACCACGGTAGCGAGCAAGTTGCCAAGCGGAACGGCGGCCTGCGGCCACGATGACCAGAAGCCACGGCTCTCGTTTGGAGAGTGCTCAGCTACGAGGAGGACAGCGCCGCCCCATTCGCCGCCGAGGGCGAGGCCCTGGATGAAGCGAAGAATGACCAAGAGCGCCGGTGCCCAGTAGCCAATCTGGTGGATGGTTGGCAAGCAGCCCATGAGGACCGTGGCCACACCGATCATGATGATGGTCAGTTGAAGCGTGAACTTACGGCCCAGGCGGTCGCCGATCTGGCCAAAGACAATGCCGCCGAGCGGACGCGCGACGAAGCCAACTGCGTAGGTGACAAAGCCTGCAATGATGCCGTCCAGTGCGTTACCCGTCTGCGGGAAGAACTGGGTGCCAAAAACAAGGGCCGCCGCGGAGGCGTAGAGGAAAAAGTCATACCATTCAACGACGGTGCCAGCCATCGACGCGCTGACGATTCGCTTGAGACCCGTCTGATTGGTGTGGGCGCTCGAAGTTGCGCTCATGGAATCTCCTGAGGTGTAGTGATGAGAATCACAAAAGTGATCACGAAAACTATGCCCTGTATATTTGCGCACGGCAATGAGCAACACTGCACGCGATACCTGCAATTTTGCAGATAGAGTGGTCGGCGTGAAGTGAATTTTGCACATTTTCGTGCTGTTCTTCGTGCTGCTTGAGAGGCGGTGGCATTGCGTTGTCCCCTGTAGATCCGGGTTTTGAGTCCCCTGGCGGCTCTCCCAACGCTGATGACTTGTTGGTGCTGCGCGCCGTCGCGAAGACCGGCTATTTTTCTGAGGCCGCGCACGAATTGGGTTTGAACCACACCACGGTGTCCCGGCGGATCACGGCGCTCGAGAAGTCCTTGGGAGCCCACGTTCTAGTGCGGACCTCGAGCGGCTGGCGGCTCACTGACTTGGGACGCCGGGCCGTGGTGGCCGCGGATTCGGTGGCTTCTGCTGTCTCGGCGTTGACGAGTGAGACGCAAACCAGCCGCGGCATTTCCGGAGTGGTCCGCTTGTCCGCGACGGACGGCATCAGTGCGTACATCATTGCTCCCGCGGTGGCCAAGCTGCGCGAAACTAACCCGGATCTCAACGTAGAGATTGTGGCGACTACGCGCCGTGCTTCCCAAATCCGCACGGGCTTGGACATGGAAATTGTGGTGGGCGAGCCGCAGGTACAGCGGGCCGAAGTGATTGAGCTCGGCGAGTACGAGCTGGGGCTGTTTGCTTCTCGAGAGTGGGTTGCTGCCAATAAGGCGCCGACGTCCTTGGAGGAAGTCTTGCGGTCGCCGCTGGTCTATTTCATTGATTCGATGCTACAAGTGGATGACCTGGATACGCCGCGCAAGATCCTTCCGGGTATGCGGGATTCCGTGACGTCCACGAACGTTTTTGTGCACGTGTATGCCACGCGGGCCAGTGCGGGTATTGGGTTCTTGCCGGTGTTCATGGCGGCGGAGCATGCTGATTTGGTGCGGCTGCTGCCCTCGACTCGGCAGCGGCTGACGTATTGGCTGGTAGTGCGGCCTGAGAATCTGCAGCAGCCTGCCGTGGCGGCCGTGGTTCGCGCCATTCGTGATGCAGTCAGTTTGGCGCAACCGTTCTTGGTGGGCGAAGGGCCGAATCCGTTCTTGGGGGCGCCTTCCGAGGGCCTCTCCTAGCTGGGCCAATCGCCTAACCGGGGCATCGTCGTCGCAATCAAGGAAGGACGCCGCGAGCGTTGGCTCGAAGCGTCCTTCGTTGTCTTTATGTGGGATTGCTGAACTAGGCCTAGGCGATCTTGGCGATTTCCCGGCAAATGTGGCTGCGTGCGTGCACGATTGCCGCATCGAGGTCGGCTACCAAGTGGTTTTCGTGCCGCAGGGCCGAGATCACGCCGATGCGAGTGAACAGCTCAAGGTGTTGCTCGCGCAGGCCCTTGATGATCACGGTGATTCCGCGCGCTTCGAGTCGCTGCACAATTTCTACGAGGCTGTTGGCGCCGGTGGCGTCCACGGTGTCGAGGCGGGACAAGCGCAGGATCACCACGGAAACGTCCTTGGTCTTCACGATCTCGTCCAGAACGCGGTCAGCACTACCAAAGAAGAGCGGTCCGTCGATCACGATCAGCGCGATGCGTTCGTCGCCAGGCTCGGCGTCGCCGGGAAGATGATCTTCGCGGTGCACGCCGGCCGCCGAAGCATAGCTGCGGATAGCGAAGACGCCCGCGAGCAGCATGCCCACGACGACGGCAACGATGAGGTCAAAGGAGACCGTCACGATCGCCGTGACGACGAAGGCGAGGGCGTCCGCGCGAGTGGAACGCAGAATGGAACCTGCGATCGCGACGTTCACCATGCGAGCGGCCGTGACCATGAGGACGCCAGAGAGGGCGGCCAGCGGGATGAATCCCACCGGCTGAGCAAACAGCGTGACAATCAGCAACAGGACTACCGCGTGGAACACTGCGGCAACGCGGGTGCGTCCGCCGCTTCTTACGTTCACTGCGGTGCGGGCGATGGCGCCGGTTGCCGGCATGCCACCGAAGAGGCCCGCACCGATTGACGCGAGGCCTTGGCCCACGAGTTCGCGGTCAGGATCGTAAGGTCCAGTGTCCGCCATGGAAGCGGCAACGCGTGCGGACAAGAGTGACTCGATCGCCGCCAGCGCCGCGACGGCAACCGCCGGAACCATCAAAGACTGGGTGAGTTCCCAATTCAGTGCGGGAACGGTCGGCGCGGGGAAGGTGCTGGGGAGGGCGCCGATATTCGCAAGAGGGTTAGGTATGAGGACTGCGAGAAGACTGACCACGATCACAGCAACGAGCGAACCCGGGATCGCCTTGTGCAAGCGCGGAAGGCCCACCATGCAAGCCACCACAATCAGCACGGCGGCCACGGCCCACATGAGGTAGACCGGATCCGCATGAATGAGGCTCAAGAACGCGGACACGGCCACGTTCGTATGACCCGTGAGGTTTCCGCCGGGACCCGTCAGTGCGGGAATCTGCTGCAAGAAGATGATGACGCCAATGCCGAGCGTGAAGCCCTCGATCACCGGCCACGGGATGAAGGAGACGGCCTTACCGAGGCGCAGGAATCCGGCAGCCACCACAATGATGCCGGCCATGAGCGTCACGAGGATTACGGCGGGGACGCCATGCGAGGCAACGATCGGCGCGAGCACCACCACCATGGCCCCGGTGGGTCCGGAGACCTGAACATTGGAACCGCCGAAGACCGCTGCGATGATGCCCGCGACGATCGCGGTAATCAGGCCAGCTTCAGCGCCAGCGCCTGAGGAGATACCGAATCCCAAGGCGAGCGGTAGGGCAACGATGCCCACCGTGATGCCCGCGAGGAGATCGCCGCGCCAGGTGCGCTTGACCAGCGCATAGTCCGACTTTGAGGGGAAGAGAGAAGTTCTCGTATCCATTTAGCTGACCTGGCTTCCGTGCTGGCTGACGGCCGGCAGTTGAGCAACGTGTTCCCGTTGTTCGGACGAATCATCGAGGATCTGCTCGAGCAGTTCTCGTGCAAGCTGCAAAATATTCGCCACTTGCGGGTAGGCGAGGCGGTAGTAGACATGGTTGGCGCGGCGTTGCGACGTCACCAGTTGGTAGCGGCGAATGACCGCAAGATGCTGTGACAAGTGCGACGCCTCAAGCGCCGTGTCAGCCTGCAGTTCAGCGACGGTATGTTCCTCGCCGTCGGCCAGCAGTTCGAGGATTCTGATGCGAAGTGGATGGGACAAACCCTTGAATAGTCCGGCCTTCACTTCGTAAAGCGGACGGGAGTGATCAGTTAGTGACATGATGACTTCATCATATCGCTTTATGGACGGATTCCGTACCTAAATTACGACGGCGGAGCCCTGCTTCTGCACACACTGTGGATAACCGAACATCTCATCTATAACTGTGGGTGAAGGAAAAATACTTATCCACAAATTAGCGTATTTCATGGTGCTTCGTTTGTATCTTCGATAGGATGGAGTTATCGATTCGATCCGGAGCCTACGGGGGCTGATCGCATGACCACCACGCCACTACTCCAACGAATGCTCACCCACTCAGACTCATTGCGGACTGAGTTCGACTCCCTCAGTGACACCCAGCTGACCCGACTCAGCGATGACCAGTGGGCTGATTATGCCGACGCTGTCGAGGCCATATCCCGGTTTCTCACGCGATTTCAGGTTCATGCCGCTGCGGCGTTTGTTCGTGCGGTGCAGGACGCTGAAGCTGCTGGTGTGGGTACGCGATTGCGCACGAAAACCCCCGAAGAGCGTTTGGCTGAGCGGCTTGGCGTGACGAAGTCCGAGATCCGACGACGCGTGGCCCTGGCCGATGCGCTCCTATCCGGCACGGACGAATATGGTCAGGAAGTTGCTCCGAAGTATCCGGCCGTAGCCGAGCTATTCAACAGTGGTGGCACCAGCCTGTCCGTGGCGTCAACCATGATTCGTGAGCTTGATAAGGCTACAGTCCTCGCTAATGCCACACCTGACTCAGATACAGCTCAGGTGCGGCGGGACATGGAAGCAGCCCTCGTCCAGGCCCAGCATCAAGGCGGAGCAGCTCTGGTGACGACCGTGGGTAAGAACTGGTTGAACCGCCTCAACACCAAGAACGTGCAGCCAACCTCGGAACTGGCTAAACAGTTTCAAGGACTCCACCTGATTGGCCGGAAGTACGGGTTGAACCATGGCGAGTTTTATCTTGATGATGAGCAGTGGGCGACCCTCGTCGCGGGCTCCTCGTTCGAAGCGAATCCACGCATCAAGACCACCAATGGCGGCAACGGTGGATCGGGCACGGCATCCGAAACGCTCTTCGACGACGCCGTTTCGAGCCCATCAAACGAAGATGCCGTCGCGAAGGAACTGAAAGACACCCGCACGCGTCCACAGAAGCTTGCCGATGGGCTCATGCGAACCATTCAAGCCGGGCTGTCCACGAACAAGCTGCCACAGAATGGTGGCTTACGTCCGCAGGTCATGGTGACGATCGACTCGGAGACGCTGCAGGGTCGGATTGCTTCGCACAAGACGTTCCAATCACACTCGGCGCAGGTCGGACCGATCGATCCAGGCTTGATTCGACGGATCGCTTGCAACGCGGATCTTTTGCCAATAGTTCTGAATGGTGAAGGACGAGTCCTCGACGTCGGCGCACCGCAAAGACTCTTCACGACGGAGCAGCGGAAGATTCTCTACGCGAGGGATCTTGGGTGTTCGGCACCTGGCTGCACTGTTCCGGCGGATGGTTGCGAAGCCCACCATGTCCAGGAATGGAGTAAAGGCGGACCAACCACCATCGAAAACGGTGTCCTCGTCTGCCACTTCCACCACAAGTTAGTGCATGACACCCCATGGAAGATCGACATGAGTAGAGGTGTGCCCTATTGGGTTCCGCCGAAAGCCGTCGACCCCGATCAGAAACCACGACGCAACTACCACTTCCACCCCGAACTGGTCGGAGCTGACGCCGGCCAAAGCGCAGATACAGGCACGGCTGACGATGAGCCCCGCCACGAATTGAACTAGCCGCATCACCAAGAGATTTGTCCGGAAAACCACAGCAACCGAGGAGTCGTATCCCGCGCACAAGCAACGCTTCCGTGCGCACGAAGAGGGCCGCCGAATGGGGTCCATCCT
Encoded here:
- a CDS encoding LysR family transcriptional regulator, with protein sequence MSPVDPGFESPGGSPNADDLLVLRAVAKTGYFSEAAHELGLNHTTVSRRITALEKSLGAHVLVRTSSGWRLTDLGRRAVVAADSVASAVSALTSETQTSRGISGVVRLSATDGISAYIIAPAVAKLRETNPDLNVEIVATTRRASQIRTGLDMEIVVGEPQVQRAEVIELGEYELGLFASREWVAANKAPTSLEEVLRSPLVYFIDSMLQVDDLDTPRKILPGMRDSVTSTNVFVHVYATRASAGIGFLPVFMAAEHADLVRLLPSTRQRLTYWLVVRPENLQQPAVAAVVRAIRDAVSLAQPFLVGEGPNPFLGAPSEGLS
- a CDS encoding RNA-binding S4 domain-containing protein, yielding MSDRIDAWLWSVRVYKTRSAATAACRAGHVRLNGNPVKAAQTIVPGDTIRVRQSGWERTFEVLKVIQKRVGADAAQSAYIDHTPPRPKLAIPQVPVRDRGAGRPTKKDRREMDRLRTSWVED
- a CDS encoding NlpC/P60 family protein, whose translation is MIQPQVTRMLARSAHTATQVSSTLLCGALLCGMLIFAPAASAETANLSWQQSLVALPAQPQSPAQPAVELPSATEIARAKALAADPQSRNTSALKALVSRLDQALLHSETQLAKAEADALSTLDAQTAANEAASTRTKTAQEARLHAAEAQASYEALQKSVGKLAGDLYRQGGVNPALSALFNSSNNNDVIYKASTLDALTANRAQTLTASKAAADLAASWQNYASGLESVATKASDIQHRITTAARESADRYEAQRRAQEETRAQILALLAEARGTSVSDESKRADELIAAHNEEALQAALASTPHGAAQDGALSPGSDVASQTLRDLAALDSESNTTTPLTRPAEVPDVSPVANSLRPVVRSTPAAPALNATQTATPVRPSTPAQPSNPTQPSVPAQPTVPAQPSVPAIPSDPAEPTRPTQAASSSSAQTPPAPTQAPEPTRAPAPTVTPQPTRAATPTPTPTRTASPTPTRTATPTPTPTRTATPTPSPTRTAIPKPAPAPAPTTGSKEAAIAWAIATANNNSIGYSYGANGPNYYDCSSFAKTAFALSGVTLPRTSSSQYFNAPTKVPLTQLRRGDLVFWSSNGGASMYHVAIYLGDGMIVHARNPQMGISVTPLNYGGMYNVYPYAGRY
- a CDS encoding universal stress protein; translation: MTEIPTTNDSDVGRARGESSDAATANGVTVGVDGSEQSLNALQFAAQEASNHDLPLNIVTAYSIPVFAASSMDAGYASMDDEAFRASALETVEDAASHIKQFIGDGLTVRTFVESGDAAGVLLDFAEEADLMVVGRRGRGGFMGRLLGSVSTAIPAHAKCPTIIVPLTAKDRTNTKDVIVVGVDGSDRARLAVLKAAERALAENATLRVVCAIPPLGGSLAWVPATVDQEAVFREVREQLSAGERWLKSYYPDLKFESDVIEGAPVEVLIDESRTAKLLVTGSRGRGGFTGMLLGSTSQGVLFHAQGPVMVIPDGEDPRLEERKNFS
- a CDS encoding MFS transporter codes for the protein MSATSSAHTNQTGLKRIVSASMAGTVVEWYDFFLYASAAALVFGTQFFPQTGNALDGIIAGFVTYAVGFVARPLGGIVFGQIGDRLGRKFTLQLTIIMIGVATVLMGCLPTIHQIGYWAPALLVILRFIQGLALGGEWGGAVLLVAEHSPNESRGFWSSWPQAAVPLGNLLATVVLFIMRSTLSQEAFLAWGWRVAFWLSAVVVVVGYMIRKHVQEAPIFEQAKAEVEQTKSISYGVGEVIKKYPRGILTAMGLRFAENILYYIVVSFSIVYLGTLKVDTAAILGLLAIAHVCHFIFVPIVGYFADKVGRKPLYIAGAVLGATWGFFAFPMFDTKEPIVILLAIIIGLAFHALMYAGQPAIMAEMFPTRMRYSGVSLGYQVTSIVAGSLAPIIATTILKNTGGYFGINMYLLAACVITLIAALTMRETKGKSLHEVDAEERAAREGDAVTA
- a CDS encoding NCS2 family permease — encoded protein: MDNRTAPSRTSASTNTTLGAVDRYFKISERGSTYSREIRGGLATFFAMSYIVVLNPLVLSGADGSGQVLGLSRVAAATALVAGIMTILMGAWGKHPFAMATALGVNAFCAITVATNPQLSWQSMMGLVLLAGLTMFVLVLTGFRTAVFNAVPASLKTAIVVGIGMFIALIGFVNSGFVRRLPDAAGTTVPVGLGHGGELTGWPTLVFVVGLLVTIALMVRNIKGAILIGIAVATLLANILEAVFKIGPSVSADGKVNPEGWSLVVPQLNGWSLPDLSLIGHVDVFGAFGQLGVTAAALLAFVILLSIFFDAMGTIVGLANEAGTTDKDGNVPNVDRVLMVDALGAVAGGASGISSNQVFVESGAGIGEGARTGLASIVTGVLFLLAMFLTPLINLVPFEAVAPALVAVGFLMISQVTKIDWSDVGLAIPAFLTFVMMPFTYSIANGIGAGFIAYVFIRAVQGRGKEIHPLMWAVAAAFVLFFGIGVIENALHV
- a CDS encoding SulP family inorganic anion transporter, with amino-acid sequence MDTRTSLFPSKSDYALVKRTWRGDLLAGITVGIVALPLALGFGISSGAGAEAGLITAIVAGIIAAVFGGSNVQVSGPTGAMVVVLAPIVASHGVPAVILVTLMAGIIVVAAGFLRLGKAVSFIPWPVIEGFTLGIGVIIFLQQIPALTGPGGNLTGHTNVAVSAFLSLIHADPVYLMWAVAAVLIVVACMVGLPRLHKAIPGSLVAVIVVSLLAVLIPNPLANIGALPSTFPAPTVPALNWELTQSLMVPAVAVAALAAIESLLSARVAASMADTGPYDPDRELVGQGLASIGAGLFGGMPATGAIARTAVNVRSGGRTRVAAVFHAVVLLLIVTLFAQPVGFIPLAALSGVLMVTAARMVNVAIAGSILRSTRADALAFVVTAIVTVSFDLIVAVVVGMLLAGVFAIRSYASAAGVHREDHLPGDAEPGDERIALIVIDGPLFFGSADRVLDEIVKTKDVSVVILRLSRLDTVDATGANSLVEIVQRLEARGITVIIKGLREQHLELFTRIGVISALRHENHLVADLDAAIVHARSHICREIAKIA